TGAAGTGGTAGTGCGTGCCGTCGGCGTACAGGAACTGGAGCTCGTGGGTCTCGAGCGAGGCGGTCTCGACGGTGTCCGCGGAACGGTACCGTTGATCGAAGATCGCGCCCGTCTTGAGGTTGCGAAGCTTGGTCTGCATGTACGCCGGGCCCTTGCCGGGCTTCACCGACTGGTATTCCACGACGCGGTGAGGGTCGCCGCCGACCAGGACCACCGAGCCCCGTCGGAGTTGTGATGCCGAGATGGCCATTGGATGCAGTGCGCGGGGGGCGCCGCGCGGGTGGGCGGCGTTCACCGCCGGCCGGGCGCGCCCGGGGTTGTCGAAGGGGCAAAGATAACCGCGCGCACCCCGGCCATCGAGGCCCCCAGGTCAGGCGGGGACGAGCACGCGCAGGTCGCCGGGCACGACCCTTACCTCGACGGGCGTAACCCCGGCGGCGTCGCCATCCACCTGCACCGGCACGTCGCCATCCGCTTCGATGGTCACGGCCCGCGCCTGACGGTGATACAGGTGCTTGTCGCCGCGGAACGTTCCGCGGACGGACTGCCAGATCACGCTCGCAAGTCCCAGCACGCTCTCGGGGGCCACGACGAGCACGTCCAGCAGTCCGTCCCGCCAGGTGTCGAGCCCGCGCGCCGAGGGAGACAGCGACAGCGACGGCAGGATGCCGGCGAAGAGCTCGCCCACGTTGGCGACCATCACGCTGAGCGCGCGGATGCGCAGCTCTTCGCCGTCGGCGACGATCCGGAACTCCGCCGGGGGCGTGCGCACCGCCTCGCGGAGCGCGGCGTAGATGTACGCGCCGAAGCCCCACCGCTCCTTCATTTCGCGGGAGGTCGCGGCCATCACCGCGGCGTCCAACCCCGCGCCCACCGCCAGCGCGAACACGCGCCCGTTGGCCCGACCCAGATCGACGCCCACGGAGCGGCCGGTCGCCACTACCTCGGCGGCGCCCTCGATGTCCGTGGGGACGCCGAGGTTACGCGCGACCTGGTTTGCGGTGCCGCGGGGGATGATCGCCAGGGGGACGTCCGAGCCCACGAGGCCGGTCGCGACCTCGGCGAGGGTGCCATCCCCGCCCGCCGCGCAGACCGCACCGTACCCTTCGCCGAGCGCCGCCCGCGCGAGCTCCGTCGCGTGTCCCTGGGCGAGCGTCTCCACGATGTCGAACGCGACGCCCCGCGCCGTCAGCGCGCTTCCCAAGCGGCGCCGCAGGCGTTCGAGCGAGTCCTGGCCCGCCTGCGGATTGACGATGACCAGAGCGCGCCGCGGGACGAGCGGCGACTGGCTCAAGCCTCCAGCGGCCGGAAGGTCGGGTCCTCGAGCAGCGCGTGCAGACGCGCGACGCGCTCCTCGGTGGGCGGGTGCGTGCTGAATAGCGCGCGCCGACCGCCGCTGTGTGCCGCCAACGGATTGACGATGGCCAGCTGCGCCGCCGCCGGGTTGATCTGCATGGGAATGCGCCGCGCGTGAGCATCGAGCTTCACGAGCGCGTCCGACAGGTGCCGCGGGCGCCCGCAGATCTCGGCGCCGGTCCGGTCCGCCTGAAACTCGTTCTGGCGGCTCACCGCGAACTGGATGATCATCGCCGTGATCGGCGCGATGATGGCCGCCACGATGAGCGCCAGCGGATTCCTGTCGCCGCCCCGCCCGCCGAAGATCGCACCCCACCTGGCCATCGTGGCGAGGAACCCGACCGCGCCGGCCATGGTCGCGGCGATGGTGCTGACGAGCATGTGCCGGTGCTTGATGTGGCCCAACTCGTGGGCGATGACGCCCTCCATCTCGTCGCGGTCGATGAGCTCCAGAATGCCCTCGGTGACGCACACGACGGCGTGTCCGTGGCCCCGACCCGTGGCGAAGGCGTTCGGCTGCTTGGACGGAGCGATGGCGACCGTCGGCATGGGCAGCCCCGCGTTCTGGCGCAGGCGGTCCACCATCTGGTGGAGCCCAGGCGCCTCGTCTGGACCCACGATCTTCGCCTTGTACATGCGGAGCACCATCTTGTCGCTCCACCAGTACATGCCGAAGTTGGTCACGCCCGCGAACGCGAACGCCACGACGGCGCCGTTCTGTCCACCCACCGCGCCGCCCACCACCACGAGCAGGGCGGTGAGCGCCGCCATCATCATGAATACTTTGGTCGTCTGCATTGGGACGCTCCGAAAAGGCCTCCGAATCTCATCGCTGGCGCCGGACGGTAGCGCGCGCTCCGACGGGCGAGAGTACCCCGGCCGCCGGGCCGTGGTCCGCCGGCTCAGCCCCCGTCGTTCAAACGCAGCGCCTCGACCTCGAGACCGTCCAGGGGCAGGTCGACCGGCAGCAGGCGCTCGAGCGTCGGCACGTCCAGCGGACCCGCGACCAGGTCGAGCCGGCTGAAGTAGAGCGTGTCCCCCGTTACCAGGCCGACCGTTCCCCGCACGCGCGTGTCCGGCGTCTCCAGGTCGAGGTCCTCGGCGAACCACAGGACCCTGCCGGGCGCCAGCGCCCGGATCAGGATCGTCCCCCGTCCTCGGCCGACCGTGGGAAGCTCGGGGTGAAGCCAGGTGAGGTCGGTGAGGGCGACGCGGGGGGCCTCCAACCGAACATCGACCCTGGGTCCGCTGTCGCCGAAAACGACCTGTCCCAGCGCGGACAAGCTCGAACCGGGGAGCTCTATGCGGTCCAGGTCGAGGGTCACGACGGAGTCGCGCACCGCGATGGTGCCGCGGGCCGACTCGATGCGCGCGGGCTGGTCCCACACATACGCGTGGGCGGAGAAACCGTCCAACTCCACCAAGCGCCCCGGTTCGTCCGGGGTTTCGGCCAGAATGCGGCTCGCGTTCAGGCTCAGGTCCTGGAGGGCGAACACGCGCAGCGGCCCCGACGGCGTGTCCTCCAGCAGGAGGCGGGCCGAATCCTCTGCCTCGCCGTCCCACGGCAGCCGTAACTCGACGCTGGCGTCGGTGATCGAGACGTTGTGGAGCTCCACCAGCACGCGCGCCGTGTCCGCGGGATCGTCGGGGCCCGCTCGGAAAGCACGATCGAAGTTCCACTCGTCCCAATCCGGCAGGCGCTCGACGACCACGTCGACGCCCTCCAACTGCACGCGATCCAGGACCACGCGGCCGGACACGAGCGTGCGCCAGTCATAGGAGAGAATCGCCGAACGCACTGCCACGAACGGGCGCCCGCCGGGCTCCGTGATGGTGACATCCCCCAAGGTCATCGTGCCCAGGAGGCTCGCCTCGCTGCCCACCTCGCCGATGGCGATGCGCCCGGCGAACCGGTCCTCCAGCCAGTTCACCGTAACCCGACGCAGGCGCTCCTGACCCACCCGCGTGCGGCTCATGATCACCACCGTGAGCCCGGCGAGCAGGAGCGCCACGAGACCGCCCAGCGCGACCCAGCGGCGGTAGCGCGTGCGACGCTTCGCCTCGGCCGCCTCGGGGGCCGTGGTCGGCCGAGTCTCGGTCACGGACTCGCCCCCGCCGGCCCCTCTCGGAAAAAGCCGAGCCCGGGGCGCGGAAACCTGTGCTCGCTGATCGGCTCGAAGTCGGCCTGCTCGTCGAAGTGCATGTAGTGAGTCACGCGCACGTCGTGGGCCCCCACCCGGATCACGTTGAACGAGTTTTTCTCGGCCTCGCGCGCGCGCCCTCGACGCGACGTGGTGGTCCCCGACTGGACGATGATGATGCCGTGGGCCGCGTCGGCACCGGCGTAGACGTCCAGTGAGTCGCCGATGTAGCCCCGGTGCAGGTGCCCGCCCAGGATCAGGTCGACGCGCATGGCGGTGAACCGGTCCAGCGCGTAGCGGGCCCTGGGCATGACCTCCGAGCGCTCGTAGTCGGGCGCCGGCGCGAAGTGGTGGTGGGCGACCACGATGCGCGCCCGCTCGCCGGCCGCGGCGAAAGAGCGTTCGCAGAGCTCGAGCTGCGCGGCGTCGATGCGGCCATTGGTGATGTGCCTGCGCGGCCTGGTGGAGTCGAGCGCGACGATGACCGCGTCCTCGCGCTCGAGGACCCAGTTCAACTCCGGGTGGATGTGCTCGCGGTACAGATCGAGGGGCGTGAAGAGGCGCTCGAGCACGCGATAGAGAGGCACGTCGTGATTGCCCGGAACGGTTACCAGATCCGCCGTGGGGAGGCGATTCAGAAAGGCCCGCGCGGCCTCGAATTGCTCAGGCTTGGCGCGCTGCGTGAAGTCGCCGGACGCGACGACGACGTCGGGCTCCAGCGCCGCCGCGCGCGCGAGCAGAGCTTCGGCGACCTCGGGCATGAACGGCGGCCCCAAATGGAGGTCGCTGACGTGCAGGATGCTCAGTCCTCGCGGCGCCCTCACGGGGTCGGCCTCCGGACCGGCGGCATCAGGCCGCCGCGTCCAGGCCGGGCATGGGGAGGCCGGCGCTCGCGGTGAAGCTCAGCGGAGACGCGCCCCCGGCCGCGTAGCGGAAGCGCGCCGCTCGCGCGATCATGGCGGCGTTGTCCGTGGCCAGCCTGGGCGGCGGATGGTACACCGCTACGTCCTCCCCGAGCGCGGCCCGGAGCGCCTCCGCGAGCGCGCGACTCGCCGCCACGCCTCCGCCGACCACGACCCGCTCGGCTCCCGTCTCCGCGACGGCCGCTCGGGTCTTCCGGGCCAGTACGTCCACCGCCGCGGCCTGAAACGACGCCGCCAGGTCCGCGCGGGCCGGGCCCAGTCCACCCTTCGCCTCCAGGTCGCGGACCGCGACGGCGACGGCGGTCTTGAGCCCGCTGAAGGAAAAATCGAAGCGGCCGTCGCCGCGCGCTCCGCTCATCGGGCGCGGAAAATCGAACGCCTCGGCGCTGCCATCGGCCGCCAGCCGCTCGACGTGCGCGCCGCCCGGAAACGGCAGTCCGAGCAAACGCGCCACCTTGTCGAATGCCTCGCCCACCGCGTCGTCCCGCGTCTGGCCCAGCAGCCGATAGCTGCCCCAATTCGGGACCCAGAGGAGCTGCGTGTGCCCGCCCGAAACGAGCAGCGCCACGAAGGGCGGTTCGGCGGGAGGGTCGGACAGCGTCGCGGCGAACAGGTGACCTTCCATGTGGTGGACCGCCACGGCGGGACGCCCGAGAGCCCACGCGGCCGCCTTGGTCCATTCCACGCCGACCAGCAGCGCGCCGATCAGGCCCGGCCCGGCGGTCACCCCGAAAAGGCCGATGTCGCCGAGAGACGCGCCGGTTTCGGCGAGCGCCGAGGAGACCACGCCGCCGAGCACCCTCAGGTGGGCCCGGGAGGCCAACTCGGGCACCACTCCACCGAACACGCGGTGCTCGTCCTGCGTCAGGATCACGTGTCCCAGGATGTCGTCGCCGGGTCCGAGAACGGCCGCGGAGGTTTCGTCGCAGGATGTTTCTACGCCCAGCACGAGCGGCGGGTCAGCGGGTGCGTGGTCTCCAGCCACCGGCCTCGGCGCCGCAGTTCGCTCCAGGGCGCCCGGCGCTTCGGCCGGCGCCGTCACGGACGCGACGCCCGCTCGAGCTCGTCGGTGGCTCGATCCGCGCCGATTGCGAGCTGCACCCGGACGACGCCCGGCGCCACCGCCACCGACTCCGGGACGGCGTCATCGAGCGCCGCCTCCACGACGGCGTCCTCCGACAACTCGCCCAGATCGATCGGGAGGGTGGAGACGGAGACCATCGCGTTCACGACGCGCGCCGGGCCGCTCACCTGCACCACGGCCGGATCCACGGTCGGCTCCCGGAGCAGGCGCAGGCCGTCCGGCAGGGCGCCCGCGAGCGGCACCGCCACGGGGATCAGCCGGGTGACGATGCGGTCCAGGAAGAGCGTGATCGTGCCGGGTCGGACGTCGACCGGCTGAGTCAGGTCCGGCCGCGCCCCGCGGGCGTACTCCAGGAGCCGGAAGTCCAGCGCGCGAACGAAGGTGGTGTCTTCGACGCTCTCGACCGGGACGACGAAACGCGGCGGGTCGATGCGCAGCGAGATGAGCTCGCGCACGGGGCCCTCGAACTCGACCGTGACCGAATCGGGCGATGGTGGGCCGTCCAGCACCCACCCTTCGACCCCGAGGTCGACTTCCACGGCGATGTTCTCGATCGGCGCGCGTACGGTCGTCTCGGCGCGCACCGCGAACCACAGCGCCACGGAGAGCGCGAGCGCGGTCAGCTTGAGTGCCCAATTGCGGACGATCGCCTCGCGCCAGCCCGGCACCTAGGACTCCAGAGCGGCCACGATGCGGTCGCGCAGCGGGGGCACATCCCAGCGGCCTTCGCCCAGGCGCCGGTACACGAGGGCTCCGTCTCGATCCAGGACGATGGTGGTCGGCAGTCCCAGCGATCCGAACACGCGCTCGGCGCGCCCCTCGGGATCCAGCAACACCTCGAGCTCGACGCCGATTTCTTCCATGAAGCGACCCACCTCCTCGGCGGCGCGCGCCTTGGGAAGGCGATCCACGCTCACGGCGAGGACGCGCAGCCCACGGTCGCCCAGATCGTCCTGGAGGCGCTGAAGCGACGGCATCTCCCGCACGCAGGGGCGACACCACGTGGCCCACAGGTTGACGACCACCACCTCGCCGCGCAGGTCGGCCAGCGCGACCGTGTCGCCGGCCAGGTCGGGCGCCGCGTACGACGCCGCGAACGCCGCGTGGCCGTGCAGCGCGTGTGCCTCGGGCTCGTCCGAGCGCCATAGCACGGCCGCCAGGAGCGCCGCCGCGCCGGCCAGGAATGCCAACGTCGCCAGGCGCCTCACCGGGGCTCCTCTCCCGCCGCCGCGCCCGCGTCGCCGGCCGCGGTATCCTCGGGTACGGCGCCGGGCGGTCCGCTGCTGACCACGAGCACGACCGTCGCGGGGAGTTCCCGCTCCGTGCCGGGCGCCGGCTGCATGCGAGCGATCCGTCCCGCGGGCTCGTCGTCGATCTCGTGGGAGCGCTCCACGTGGAAGCCGGCGCGCTCGAGGACCGCCACCGCGGCCCCCTCCTCGAAGCCGAGGAGGTTGGGGATGCGTACGCGCGCCGGCCCCGCGCTGATCGCCAGCCGCACCTCCCCGCCGGGCCGGAGCGCCTGCCCGGGGAGCGGACTCTGCGCCACGACGCGGCCCTCCTTGGCGGCGGGATCGGCTACCTCGACCGTCTCGCCAACGGTGAGACCCGCGCCGCGTACCAGCTCCCTCGCTTCGGCCGCTGTGGCGTCATACAGATCGGGCACCTCGACGCTCAGGCCGAACGCTTCGGCGGGCGGGTAGAGGACGAAACTGGCGAACAAATAGGCGGCCGCGAACGCGACGATCGCCGCCCCGCCCACGATGCCCGCCAGGCGCACTCCCCAGCCTCCCGGCGGCGGCGCGGCCGGGTCGGACGCGCGGCGGCCCGAGCGGCCAGAGCGGCGGCGGATCGAGTCGCCTAGCACGAAGCCGCGCGGCGCAGGCGAGCCGCGAACGAGCCATCCACGCCCTGCTCCTGCGGAAGCACCCGCAGGTAGCCTTGCGCGCAAACCGGCACGTCCGAGCCCGCGGGGGGATCGAGCCTGAAGCCTTCGTTGTCAGCCAAGAACCGGTCCACCTGTTCCTCGTTCTCCTCGGGTTCGAGCGAGCACGTGGCGTAGATCAGCAAGCCGCCCGGCGCCACCGCATCCGCCGCCGCATCCAGCATACGCGCCTGCAACGCCGCGAGCGACGCCAGGTCGGCGGGGCCCACGCGCCAGCGGCCGTCCGGATGCCGTCGCAGCGTGCCGGTGCCCGTACAGGGCGCGTCGAGCAGCACCGCGTCGCCCGGCGCGAACGGCGGCGCGCACGCGTCGGCCGCGACGGGGCCCAGGAGCCCCGCCGGACTCGGCGCGCTCGCGGCGCCGGTCGAGCCACCCCGCAGTCCGAGCCGCTCGGCCGTGTCCACCACCGACCGCAGTCGGGACCGCGAACGGTCGGCGGGCGTCACGCGACCGGCGCCCAGGTCGAGCAGTGCAAAGCTCTTGCCGCCCGGTGCGGCACACAGGTCGGCGATCGAGTGGCCCTGGGGCAGCGCCGCGTACCGGACGGCCGCCGACGCCGCGGGATCCTGGACGATCGCCCGGGCCGCGCCGAACGCGACCCCGAGGTCGGTGCCGGCCGGCAACCTCAGCGAACGCGGCTCCAGGGCCACCCGCTCGGCGTCGATGCCGACGCCGGCCAGCCGCCTCAGCGCGGCGTCCACGCCGTCGCCGATCAGGCGAATGTACAACTCTGGGCGCCGGTTGTTCGCGTCGACCAGCGCCGCCGTCGCGTCCGCCCCGTACCGCGCGAGCCAGCGCTCCAGGAGCCAGCGCGGGTGCGACCCCCAGGTTGCGAGCGCCGTCAGGGTGTCGCTGCCGGTCGGCGGCGGCGCGTAATCGGCTTCCGCGACGCGGTGGAGAACCGCGTTCACCAGGCCGGCCG
Above is a genomic segment from Gemmatimonadota bacterium containing:
- a CDS encoding TlpA disulfide reductase family protein — encoded protein: MRRLATLAFLAGAAALLAAVLWRSDEPEAHALHGHAAFAASYAAPDLAGDTVALADLRGEVVVVNLWATWCRPCVREMPSLQRLQDDLGDRGLRVLAVSVDRLPKARAAEEVGRFMEEIGVELEVLLDPEGRAERVFGSLGLPTTIVLDRDGALVYRRLGEGRWDVPPLRDRIVAALES
- a CDS encoding metallophosphoesterase; amino-acid sequence: MRAPRGLSILHVSDLHLGPPFMPEVAEALLARAAALEPDVVVASGDFTQRAKPEQFEAARAFLNRLPTADLVTVPGNHDVPLYRVLERLFTPLDLYREHIHPELNWVLEREDAVIVALDSTRPRRHITNGRIDAAQLELCERSFAAAGERARIVVAHHHFAPAPDYERSEVMPRARYALDRFTAMRVDLILGGHLHRGYIGDSLDVYAGADAAHGIIIVQSGTTTSRRGRAREAEKNSFNVIRVGAHDVRVTHYMHFDEQADFEPISEHRFPRPGLGFFREGPAGASP
- a CDS encoding YbbR-like domain-containing protein, with the translated sequence MPGWREAIVRNWALKLTALALSVALWFAVRAETTVRAPIENIAVEVDLGVEGWVLDGPPSPDSVTVEFEGPVRELISLRIDPPRFVVPVESVEDTTFVRALDFRLLEYARGARPDLTQPVDVRPGTITLFLDRIVTRLIPVAVPLAGALPDGLRLLREPTVDPAVVQVSGPARVVNAMVSVSTLPIDLGELSEDAVVEAALDDAVPESVAVAPGVVRVQLAIGADRATDELERASRP
- the tsaD gene encoding tRNA (adenosine(37)-N6)-threonylcarbamoyltransferase complex transferase subunit TsaD translates to MAGDHAPADPPLVLGVETSCDETSAAVLGPGDDILGHVILTQDEHRVFGGVVPELASRAHLRVLGGVVSSALAETGASLGDIGLFGVTAGPGLIGALLVGVEWTKAAAWALGRPAVAVHHMEGHLFAATLSDPPAEPPFVALLVSGGHTQLLWVPNWGSYRLLGQTRDDAVGEAFDKVARLLGLPFPGGAHVERLAADGSAEAFDFPRPMSGARGDGRFDFSFSGLKTAVAVAVRDLEAKGGLGPARADLAASFQAAAVDVLARKTRAAVAETGAERVVVGGGVAASRALAEALRAALGEDVAVYHPPPRLATDNAAMIARAARFRYAAGGASPLSFTASAGLPMPGLDAAA
- a CDS encoding diacylglycerol kinase family protein, with the protein product MSQSPLVPRRALVIVNPQAGQDSLERLRRRLGSALTARGVAFDIVETLAQGHATELARAALGEGYGAVCAAGGDGTLAEVATGLVGSDVPLAIIPRGTANQVARNLGVPTDIEGAAEVVATGRSVGVDLGRANGRVFALAVGAGLDAAVMAATSREMKERWGFGAYIYAALREAVRTPPAEFRIVADGEELRIRALSVMVANVGELFAGILPSLSLSPSARGLDTWRDGLLDVLVVAPESVLGLASVIWQSVRGTFRGDKHLYHRQARAVTIEADGDVPVQVDGDAAGVTPVEVRVVPGDLRVLVPA
- a CDS encoding PASTA domain-containing protein, which produces MRLAGIVGGAAIVAFAAAYLFASFVLYPPAEAFGLSVEVPDLYDATAAEARELVRGAGLTVGETVEVADPAAKEGRVVAQSPLPGQALRPGGEVRLAISAGPARVRIPNLLGFEEGAAVAVLERAGFHVERSHEIDDEPAGRIARMQPAPGTERELPATVVLVVSSGPPGAVPEDTAAGDAGAAAGEEPR
- a CDS encoding zinc metalloprotease HtpX; amino-acid sequence: MQTTKVFMMMAALTALLVVVGGAVGGQNGAVVAFAFAGVTNFGMYWWSDKMVLRMYKAKIVGPDEAPGLHQMVDRLRQNAGLPMPTVAIAPSKQPNAFATGRGHGHAVVCVTEGILELIDRDEMEGVIAHELGHIKHRHMLVSTIAATMAGAVGFLATMARWGAIFGGRGGDRNPLALIVAAIIAPITAMIIQFAVSRQNEFQADRTGAEICGRPRHLSDALVKLDAHARRIPMQINPAAAQLAIVNPLAAHSGGRRALFSTHPPTEERVARLHALLEDPTFRPLEA
- a CDS encoding transcription antitermination factor NusB; this translates as MGGAVVADGGDARLSRPGDSGDGGTLARRCALRVLRDVSGGALLDRSAARRFSELDTRDRAWAVEAAFGTTRLRGRLDAALAPHLAGKALDPAVRDVLRLGVYQLKEMGGVPPYAAVSESVGLARASGRGRAAGLVNAVLHRVAEADYAPPPTGSDTLTALATWGSHPRWLLERWLARYGADATAALVDANNRRPELYIRLIGDGVDAALRRLAGVGIDAERVALEPRSLRLPAGTDLGVAFGAARAIVQDPAASAAVRYAALPQGHSIADLCAAPGGKSFALLDLGAGRVTPADRSRSRLRSVVDTAERLGLRGGSTGAASAPSPAGLLGPVAADACAPPFAPGDAVLLDAPCTGTGTLRRHPDGRWRVGPADLASLAALQARMLDAAADAVAPGGLLIYATCSLEPEENEEQVDRFLADNEGFRLDPPAGSDVPVCAQGYLRVLPQEQGVDGSFAARLRRAASC